One Augochlora pura isolate Apur16 chromosome 10, APUR_v2.2.1, whole genome shotgun sequence DNA window includes the following coding sequences:
- the Hcf gene encoding host cell factor isoform X3, with product MAAPILKWKRITNTTGPQPRPRHGHRAVAIKDLMVVFGGGNEGIVDELHVYNTATNQWFVPLTKGDIPPGCAAFGLVVDGTRILVFGGMIEYGKYSNELYELQASRWEWKRLRPKPPKQGLVPRPRLGHSFTLIGNKVFVFGGLSNASDDPKNHIPKYLNELYTLELFLDGGTAWDIPNTYGPEPPPRESHSGVAYTDRKTGKTSLVIYGGMSGCRLGDLWFLDIDTMTWNKPVVHGPTPLPRSLHTATLIGHRMYVFGGWVPLVEDVQVATHEKEWKCTSTLACLNLETLTWEELTLDTMEDNVPRARAGHCAVGVHSRLYIWSGRDGYRKAWNNQVIVCCKDLWYLEVSIPPAPSRVQLVRASTQTLEVSWTATPSAQYYILQIQKYDMPPATTGTFPTVTTQTTTTTTTTPAVVTPATVPVTSPPIATVAALPSTSTSVRPSIAQTPVRIQSSVQSPVQKPVPAQAATKPTSPMTPRVAGNLIRIRSPIVTSTPTTTEQAPPTNTTAPGQTPAAMSANTIRMKNAQPGQQIRFAAPGATVLRTASPQQSKQIILQKPGQNIAGQPQIVHLLKTGQGMVTSMPKVSLIPGKAVQATGAKPLNQGPTILRLVNPNTVTGSKILTTMKTSSIVAMSKGQNISGKQTIMITKPGNNGGLVGRNQIIVVTTGSGLRAVQAVTTSQAGNGQTSNITTPVNVLPLSATNHVTNQQGVKMIVVSSGAMGGGTAGKPITITVPGQGGVPKTVTIATKGSPQAIFNAGKNQIVTVPQIQKTPEAVTVSGKPVTLQMSGGIGAKTVTLMPTSSSVVTTSSASDAIDTSKMLFVPSQKQPSATLASTTDGPATTDAALAALAAEAGLIDPVQEPSGSLSFMVATDDTGAGDGKIDNSCNGSEATTAAALVSQMGAGETMQVVGNGDFVIPQMDGQADILLSEDEETDKMDVDEDPATEEQEEITPTVESAELEEDIGATTTDDVHIEESDAKHPETSEAASEVPVSTSTTEELQMEPEPSIDSQPDESEIPEEATNDAEPVTESNMPTVTNSSLDETQIKTEISATPEPMGTPLEDTSMPDAVDPSENEETEQIEHNDVKDYEKSPASEHLSPEDSASQFSLDDSQDAVKAKDEDSEPSMDLPEENSSMEKLEDNDESMAAESSMTPADVNIPVTTPIVTPDIKLEQPDEPMEQAKMPEPVISSTSSVSPSEKEMDVPKPMIPIKIEAKEEPVKKETLKQDKLSDSRSESGDDSTALTTLATAALGSAEQPVKIKTEQSEEEKKEAEWYDVGIIKGTSFTVQHYYLTSDEPIDLDIPAKSLNMDIFKGRTKVALEPGTAYKFRVAAVNSCGRSAWSEVSAFKTCLPGYPGAPSAIKISKSAEGAQISWEPPSSNVGPILEYSVYLAVRSASTALNNDGEPRTILSTPNQLAFIRVYCGSNNSCSVTNSSLSSAHVDTTTKPAIIFRIAARNDKGYGPATQVRWLQDPTTAVKSNPQMKRSASDTRAQASSTPKKMKIDAK from the exons ATGGCGGCACCCATACTAAAGTGGAAGCGGATCACAAATACGACCGGGCCCCAGCCAAGACCCAGACATGGACACAGGGCGGTCGCTATTAAAGACCTCATGGTTGTTTTCGGCGGTGGAAACGAGGGCATTGTTGACGAGCTTCATGTCTATAACACGG CAACTAATCAATGGTTTGTACCATTGACAAAAGGTGATATTCCACCTGGATGTGCAGCATTTGGACTTGTTGTTGATGGAACCAGGATTTTGGTATTTGGTGGTATGATAGAATATGGGAAATATTCTAATGAACTTTATGAACTTCAAGCAAGCAGATGGGAATGGAAAAGATTAAGACCAAAACCACCAAAGCAGGGTCTTGTTCCACGTCCCCGTTTGGGGCATAGTTTTACCCTTATTGGTAATAAAGTCTTTGTTTTTGGAGGTTTATCAAATGCAAGTGATGATCCAAAAAATCACATaccgaaatatttaaatgaactGTATACCCTTGAGCTATTCCTGGATGGTGGAACAGCTTGGGATATACCAAACACTTATGGGCCTGAACCACCACCCAGAGAGTCCCATAGTGGAGTAGCTTATACAGATCGGAAAACAGGAAAAACAAGCTTGGTAATTTATGGTGGTATGAGTGGTTGTCGCTTGGGTGATTTATGGTTTCTTGATATTGATACTATGACTTGGAACAAACCAGTAGTTCATGGACCTACTCCATTACCACGTTCTCTTCACACTGCCACTTTAATTGGTCATAGAATGTATGTTTTCGGAGGTTGGGTACCACTTGTTGAGGATGTTCAAGTTGCAACCCATGAAAAGGAATGGAAATGCACAAGTACATTGGCTTGTTTAAATTTAG aaaCATTGACATGGGAGGAATTAACACTTGATACCATGGAAGATAATGTTCCTCGTGCTCGTGCTGGTCACTGTGCAGTTGGAGTGCATAGCAGACTCTATATATGGTCTGGTAGGGATGGATATCGCAAAGCTTGGAACAATCAGGTTATT GTCTGCTGCAAAGATTTATGGTATCTTGAAGTTAGTATACCTCCTGCTCCATCCAGAGTACAATTAGTAAGGGCATCTACTCAAACATTGGAAGTTAGTTGGACAGCAACACCATCAGcgcaatattatatattgcaaatTCAGAAATACGATATGCCACCGGCTACAACCGGCACATTTCCAACAGTTACCACACAAACTACTACCACAACAACTACTACACCAGCAGTGGTTACACCTGCAACTGTTCCTGTTACATCTCCGCCCATTGCTACCGTTGCCGCTCTTCCATCTACTTCAACTTCTGTACGACCATCCATAGCGCAAACTCCAGTACGAATACAATCATCTGTACAAAGTCCAGTTCAAAAACCAGTACCAGCACAAGCTGCAACAAAACCAACGAGTCCAATGACACCGAGAGTAGCTGGAAATCTTATTAGAATTCGTTCACCAATCGTTACTTCAACACCAACGACCACGGAGCAGGCTCCGCCTACCAATACAACAGCGCCGGGTCAAACACCAGCTGCAATGTCAG CCAATACGATTAGAATGAAAAACGCTCAACCCGGTCAACAAATACGTTTTGCTGCACCTGGAGCTACAGTACTGAGAACTGCATCTCCGCAGCAAAGCAAACAAATCATTCTTCAGAAACCAGGTCAGAATATCGCTGGTCAACCTCAAATTGTACATCTTCTTAAAACTGGGCAAGGAATGGTAACCAGTATGCCTAAGGTTAGTCTTATTCCTGGTAAGGCCGTTCAAGCAACGGGTGCAAAACCTCTTAATCAAGGACCGACAATATTAAGACTAGTAAATCCAAATACTGTAACAGGATCTAAGATTCTTACTACCATGAAAACATCTAGCATCGTCGCAATGAGCAAAGGACAAAATATTAGTGGCAAGCAAACAATAATGATTACGAAACCGGGAAATAATGGTGGCCTGGTTGGTCGTAATCAAATAATTGTAGTTACAACAGGTTCTGGTTTAAGAGCTGTACAGGCTGTTACTACATCTCAAGCTGGTAACGGACAAACGAGTAATATTACTACACCCGTAAATGTTTTACCTTTGTCAGCTACTAATCACGTAACAAACCAACAAGGAGTGAAGATGATCGTAGTTTCATCTGGGGCAATGGGAGGTGGAACTGCTGGGAAGCCTATTACTATTACGGTTCCAGGTCAGGGTGGTGTACCAAAGACAGTAACGATTGCGACAAAAGGAAGCCCACAAGCCATTTTTAACGCTGGAAAGAACCAAATCGTTACTGTTCCGCAAATACAGAAAACACCGGAAGCTGTTACAGTGTCTGGTAAACCTGTAACATTACAAATGTCTGGAGGAATTGGCGCGAAAACGGTTACTCTGATGCCCACGAGTAGTTCAGTGGTCACTACTTCAAGTGCATCAGATGCGATAGATACCAGTAAGATGTTATTTGTTCCATCGCAAAAGCAACCATCAGCTACTTTAGCATCTACAACCGATGGTCCTGCCACAACTGATGCAGCATTAGCTGCATTAGCAGCGGAAGCAGGTCTAATAGATCCAGTTCAGGAACCTTCAGGTAGTTTGTCTTTTATGGTGGCTACAGATGATACTGGGGCGGGAGATggtaaaatagataatagtTGTAATGGTAGCGAAGCCACCACGGCAGCAGCTTTAGTTTCTCAAATGGGAGCCGGCGAAACTATGCAAGTCGTTGGTAATGGTGATTTTGTGATTCCTCAAATGGATGGACAAGCAGATATTCTTTTATCTGAAGATGAGGAGACCGATAAAATGGATGTAGACGAAGATCCCGCAACGGAAGAACAGGAGGAGATAACTCCTACTGTTGAATCTGCGGAATTGGAAGAAGATATTGGTGCTACAACCACCGACGATGTTCATATAGAAGAAAGTGATGCAAAACATCCTGAAACCTCAGAGGCTGCTTCTGAAGTTCCTGTTTCAACTAGCACTACAGAAGAACTGCAAATGGAGCCGGAACCTTCAATCGACTCACAACCAGATGAAAGTGAAATACCTGAAGAAGCTACCAATGACGCAGAACCAGTAACTGAAAGTAACATGCCGACTGTAACTAATTCATCGTTAGACGAAACACAGATCAAAACTGAAATCTCTGCTACACCAGAACCTATGGGAACTCCATTAGAAGACACATCTATGCCGGACGCTGTAGATCCATCGGAGAACGAGGAAACCGAACAAATTGAACATAATGACGTGAAGGATTATGAAAAATCGCCAGCTTCTGAACATTTGTCACCCGAAGACAGTGCATCACAGTTTTCATTAGATGATAGTCAAGATGCAGTGAAAGCTAAAGATGAAGATTCAGAACCATCAATGGACCTCCCTGAGGAAAATTCTTCAATGGAAAAATTAGAAGATAATGATGAATCCATGGCTGCGGAATCTTCTATGACTCCCGCCGATGTAAATATACCAGTAACAACGCCCATTGTAACACcagatattaaattagaacAACCCGACGAGCCAATGGAACAAGCAAAAATGCCGGAACCAGTAATATCATCCACAAGTAGTGTTTCACCTTCTGAGAAGGAAATGGATGTTCCAAAACCAATGATACCGATCAAAATTGAAGCGAAAGAAGAACCTGTTAAGAAAGAAACTTTAAAGCAGGATAAATTAAGCGACAGTAGATCAGAAAGTGGGGATGATTCTACAGCATTGACTACACTAGCTACAGCTGCCTTAGGTTCTGCCGAACAAccagttaaaataaaaactgaacAG AGtgaagaggaaaagaaagaagcaGAATGGTACGATGTGGGTATAATAAAGGGGACAAGTTTTACTGTACAACATTATTATCTAACTTCTGACGAGCCGATAGATTTAGATATTCCAGCGAAGTCGTTGAATATGGATATTTTCAAGGGAAGAACCAAAGTGGCTTTAGAACCTGGGACAGCTTATAAGTTCAGAGTCGCTGCTGTGAATAGTTGTGGAAGAAGTGCTTGGAGCgag GTATCCGCATTCAAAACGTGTCTTCCGGGCTACCCCGGAGCACCTAGTGCTATAAAAATCTCTAAGTCCGCTGAAGGTGCTCAAATTTCCTGGGAACCACCATCCAGCAACGTTGGACCTATTTTGGAATATTCTGTCTACTTAGCTGTTCGGAGTGCTAGTACCGCGTTGAATAACGATGGGGAACCAAGAACAATTCTGTCGACTCCAAATCAATTAGCCTTTATTAGAGTTTATTGCGGTTCGAATAACTCCTGTTCGGTGACAAACAGTTCTCTTAGTTCTGCTCACGTTGACACTACTACAAAACCGGccataatatttagaatagcAGCACGAAACGATAAAGGATATGGGCCAGCGACACAAGTGAGGTGGTTGCAAG ATCCCACAACAGCTGTAAAGAGCAATCCTCAGATGAAGAGATCGGCTTCGGACACACGCGCACAGGCGAGCTCCACGCcgaaaaagatgaaaatagACGCCAAGTGA